From the genome of Nicotiana sylvestris chromosome 2, ASM39365v2, whole genome shotgun sequence, one region includes:
- the LOC104232458 gene encoding LRR receptor-like serine/threonine-protein kinase GHR1, giving the protein MKLIRYLILVLCFGSAMGQLPSQDILTLLEFRKGIKHDPTGYVLQSWNEESIDFNGCPSSWNGIMCNGGNVAAVVLDNLGLSADADLSVFANLTMLVKLSMANNSIAGKMPNKIGEFKSLEYLDISNNLFTSSLPPEIGKVGSLKNLSLAGNSFSGPIPDTISELMSIESLDLSHNFLSGPLPSSLTQLNNLVYLNLSLNGFTKKIPKGFELMANLDVLDLHGNMLDGTLDPEFLMFTTATYVDLSGNLLVSSTSQQQKFLPGISESVKYLSLSHNQLTGSLVSGGEAQAFGNLKVLDLSYNQLSGELPGFNFVYDLQVLKLSNNRFSGFVPNDLLKGDSLVLTEMDLSGNNLTGSISMITSTTLRVLNLSSNALSGELPMVTGSTAVLDLSKNQLDGNLTRMQKWGNVEFLDLSQNRLTGNIPEVTAQFLRLNHLNLSHNTLTGTLPKVITQFPKITVLDLSFNQLDGPLLTSLLTLPTIEELHLQNNALVESIDFPAPSATPNLRVLDLSHNQLAGYFPDEFGSLTALQVLDIAGNNFSGSLPTSIGQVSALTSLDISQNHFTGPLPKNLPNGLQSFNASLNDLSGVVPENLRKFPLSSFYPGNSGLQFPNPPSGSGQASAENQKTRSLKTIIKVVIIVACVIALIILVLLAIFIYYIRASRKPHPQVTKKDVHHQSPSHPSGFSSREGTGGVVVSAEDLMTSRKGSSEIISPDEKMAAITGFSPSKGSHFSWSPESGDSYIAENFARLDVRSPDRLAGELYFLDDTISFTPEELSRAPAEVLGRSSHGTSYRATLENGLLLTVKWLREGVAKQRKDFAKEAKKFANIRHPNVVGLRGYYWGPTQHEKLILSDYISPGSLASFLYDRPGRKGPPLTWPQRLKISVDVARGLNYLHFDREVPHGNLKATNILLDGPDLNARVADYCLHRLMTQAGTIEQILDAGVLGYRAPELASSKKPLPSFKSDVYAFGVILLELLSGKCAGDVVSGEDGGVDLTDWVRLKVAEGCGSDCFDSMLSAEIGNPAMEKQMKEVLGIAVRCIRSVSERPGIKTIYEDLSSI; this is encoded by the exons ATGAAGCTAATTAGGTACTTGATACTTGTGCTTTGTTTTGGTTCTGCTATGGGGCAGCTTCCTTCTCAGGACATTTTGACCCTTCTTGAGTTCAGGAAGGGTATAAAACATGATCCCACGGGTTATGTACTTCAGTCATGGAATGAGGAGTCGATTGATTTTAACGGTTGCCCTTCATCTTGGAACGGTATAATGTGCAATGGTGGTAATGTTGCAGCTGTTGTCCTTGATAACTTAGGTTTATCTGCTGATGCAGATTTGAGTGTGTTTGCTAACCTCACAATGCTTGTGAAACTCTCTATGGCTAACAATTCAATTGCTGGAAAAATGCCAAACAAAATTGGTGAATTCAAGAGCCTTGAGTATCTGGATATTTCAAACAATCTATTCACCTCCTCTTTACCACCAGAGATTGGAAAAGTAGGAAGCTTAAAGAATTTGTCATTAGCTGGCAACAGCTTCTCTGGCCCAATCCCCGATACGATTTCAGAGCTCATGTCAATTGAATCTTTGGATTTGAGCCACAACTTTCTTTCTGGGCCACTTCCTTCATCTTTGACCCAGTTAAATAATTTGGTATACCTCAATCTATCTCTTAATGGATTTACAAAGAAAATCCCAAAAGGATTTGAGCTAATGGCTAACCTTGACGTTCTTGACTTGCATGGAAATATGCTTGATGGTACTTTGGATCCAGAGTTCTTAATGTTTACTACTGCTACTTATGTTGACTTAAGTGGAAATTTACTTGTCAGTTCTACCTCTCAACAGCAGAAATTTCTGCCGGGCATATCGGAGTCGGTAAAATACTTGAGTCTTAGCCATAATCAACTTACTGGGTCACTAGTAAGTGGCGGTGAAGCTCAGGCATTTGGGAACTTGAAAGTTCTGGATTTGAGCTACAATCAGCTGTCGGGGGAATTACCTGGCTTCAATTTTGTTTATGATCTTCAGGTCCTTAAGCTCAGCAACAATAGATTTTCCGGGTTCGTCCCAAATGATCTTTTGAAAGGAGATTCTTTGGTTCTCACAGAAATGGATTTAAGTGGAAACAACCTCACAG GGTCAATAAGCATGATTACATCAACAACATTGCGTGTCCTTAACTTATCCTCCAATGCTCTTTCCGGTGAACTTCCAATGGTGACAGGAAGTACTGCAGTACTTGATCTCTCAAAGAACCAGTTAGATGGAAATCTAACTAGAATGCAGAAATGGGGGAATGTTGAATTTCTTGACCTCAGCCAAAACCGATTGACTGGAAACATTCCTGAGGTTACAGCACAGTTTCTGCGATTAAATCACCTAAACCTTTCTCACAATACCCTTACTGGAACTCTCCCAAAGGTTATCACACAGTTTCCTAAGATCACAGTCCTTGATCTCAGTTTCAACCAGTTGGATGGGCCTCTTCTCACTTCTCTGCTGACATTACCCACTATTGAAGAACTTCACCTACAAAACAATGCACTTGTTGAAAGTATTGATTTCCCTGCCCCCTCTGCTACTCCCAACCTCCGAGTTCTTGATCTTTCTCATAATCAGCTTGCTGGTTATTTTCCTGATGAGTTTGGCTCGTTGACCGCGCTTCAAGTACTTGATATAGCTGGAAATAATTTCTCTGGATCTCTGCCTACTTCGATTGGTCAAGTTAGTGCACTTACTTCTCTTGACATTTCGCAGAATCATTTTACTGGTCCACTGCCAAAGAATCTGCCTAATGGCCTCCAAAGCTTTAATGCATCACTCAATGACTTATCTGGTGTTGTTcctgaaaatttgagaaaatttcCGTTATCATCTTTCTATCCTGGAAACTCTGGACTTCAATTTCCAAATCCTCCATCAGGATCTGGCCAAGCTTCAGCAGAAAACCAGAAAACCAGATCACTTAAGACTATCATCAAGGTGGTAATAATAGTTGCTTGTGTAATTGCTCTTATTATTTTGGTGTTACTAGCCATTTTCATTTACTATATACGAGCGTCAAGGAAGCCTCATCCTCAAGTTACTAAAAAGGATGTTCATCACCAATCCCCATCACATCCTTCTGGCTTTAGTAGTAGGGAGGGTACAGGTGGTGTAGTCGTTTCAGCTGAAGACCTTATGACTTCACGAAAAGGATCATCAGAAATAATTAGTCCAGATGAGAAAATGGCTGCTATAACTGGTTTCTCCCCTTCGAAAGGTAGCCATTTCTCATGGTCACCAGAGTCTGGAGATTCGTATATTGCAGAAAACTTTGCAAGGTTAGATGTGAGGTCTCCAGATCGTCTTGCTGGAGAGCTGTACTTCCTTGATGATACAATCTCTTTTACACCCGAGGAACTATCTAGGGCTCCGGCTGAAGTTCTAGGCAGAAGCAGCCATGGTACATCTTACAGGGCAACACTAGAGAACGGGTTGCTCCTGACTGTGAAATGGTTGAGAGAAGGAGTGGCAAAGCAGCGAAAGGATTTTGCAAAGGAGGCAAAAAAGTTTGCCAATATAAGGCATCCTAATGTAGTAGGATTAAGAGGTTACTACTGGGGTCCCACACAGCATGAGAAGCTCATTCTTTCGGATTATATATCTCCTGGAAGTCTTGCAAGTTTCCTCTATG ATCGACCGGGTAGAAAAGGCCCACCACTAACCTGGCCCCAAAGACTCAAAATATCAGTTGATGTTGCACGTGGTCTGAACTACCTCCATTTTGATCGTGAGGTGCCACATGGAAACCTTAAGGCAACCAACATCTTGTTGGATGGGCCAGACCTTAATGCACGAGTTGCGGATTACTGCCTTCACCGCCTCATGACTCAAGCCGGCACAATAGAACAGATTCTTGATGCTGGAGTGTTGGGTTATCGTGCCCCTGAGTTGGCTTCGTCGAAGAAGCCACTGCCTTCCTTCAAATCAGATGTATATGCTTTTGGAGTTATTTTGCTGGAGCTGCTAAGTGGGAAGTGTGCAGGTGATGTTGTCTCTGGCGAAGATGGTGGAGTAGACTTAACTGACTGGGTAAGGTTGAAGGTGGCAGAAGGTTGTGGCTCGGATTGTTTTGACAGTATGTTGTCGGCCGAGATCGGAAATCCAGCAATGGAGAAGCAAATGAAGGAGGTTCTTGGGATAGCTGTTCGATGCATTCGTTCTGTATCTGAGAGGCCAGGTATCAAGACTATATATGAGGACCTTTCATCTATATAG